The Anabas testudineus chromosome 3, fAnaTes1.2, whole genome shotgun sequence sequence CAGGCGTTTAGGCTTCCGGTATTTAGTTATGGTCTCAACTTAACCCGAGTTACGAGATTAAAGTAGTTATATCAATCGATATTTAACcaattttacttttttgctAAACTGGCAAAACTTCTAGCAACTGTATTTATTAGCCAACATTAGCAAGCCACTAAGCTAGCTAAGTTGAGCCATTTGAAAGTTAGCTAAAGGGCAACTTTATAAAGACTTAAAATTCTCTCCCTATGGCTCAAGTCCAAGAGGTTCTTGTATTAAACTTAAACACTGTCGTCTCTGTGGTGAAATATCGTTTTGCTTCAAGCTAGAAAACCTCCAGAAGGTGATGACGTCATCCGGCAGCTCATGTTACAGACTGTAATCTTGGCAGACCTGTGACGTCACCTGGAGGAGTTTATAAGCTGGaagtagaaaaatattttaacatacacAAGGTAGAAAGACATAAACACTTAGTCTATCTACAATCATAGGAAGAAAGTTTAAGATAAGTAAAAGTGAAATCCCAGAGCATGAAGAAATATTTAGTCTCACTCACTATGCTTTTTAGAAATTCTCCATCACCTGATAAGTAAACAGAACAAACATCATTACTCAACAATACATTGTATTTTCTATGCTGAAAAATCAGCCTGCAAAGTAACATTTTTAGTAAAAGAAATGTTCCCATAGTAGCATAAATAAGAATTATCCTTTAATATTGCACAaatacagtacttgagtaaatatacCTCGTTACTTTcttgcagaataaaaaaatatatatagtatatatataatatattctactatatctatatatagatagattatatatatatatatatatatatgtgttcaTGTACATGTTTGTGCTGGCTTAAGTTGCAAATTGTAGCTTTTAAACAACCATAGACATTAACTGTATATGTTGACTGTTTAGCATCCGGGAGGTGAGGAGGTTCTGTTGGAACAGGCAGGTGCAGATGCCACAGAAAGCTTTGAGGATGTGGGTCATTCTACAGATGCCAGGGAGATGCTCCAGCAGTATTACATTGGGGAGCTGCACATGGTAAGAAGAAAATCTCTTTGTTAATGCCAGAATCCCTCTGGGAAATATAGAAGTTAAACTTAAAAGTATTCATTATTCTTAAATGTAACCTAATCAAACATTGTAATTAATTGGGGTCACCAGGTCTTGTTGAAGAACAAAGACACCATTTGTTGCACAGGTGTTGGGAATAACAGAATGGGATGGTACAAAAATTAGAGGAGAGATAATCTACTGAACTATAACTCATTAGTTAGACAAATTTGTCATGTGAGCACGATATTCTGCATCAATTGGGAAAGCATCAATTCTGCTAAAAATCGTCATACTCATTTAGTAAAATGTCATAATAATTCCTGCACTTATTTACACTGTACccttcattttttatatatttggaAATTATTTCTAGTCTTTCTACAGTTTCTTAttctaataatatttttttgctGGATTGTAAAACATCAGCTTTACACGCAGGTTACCTGGGCAACCAGTGGAGTTTCAGTGGAGGCTGATAACACGAGACAGACTCAGACTATGTACAGACCTTTATTGATATCAATACATCTGAGTTCTGATCAGCTTTGGTTGTTTGGCTTGTTTATAATATGCTTGACAGAAAACATGATTTCTGTCAGCAGTTACATGAACTAACAGTGATTCATTGAATTCCTTTGTAGGATGACAGAAAAAAGGACAAGGCTAAGGTAAGCTATGCTGTCTTGTTTATCTGGAATTGTCGCAACTGCACACAAGAAGTCACTGGGATAAAATTCACAAAGATGTTAAAGTTTTTGGTTTGTGGGAAAatcttactgtgttttttttctgatacaGGAGGTACAAGCTACAGATTCAGGAGAATCCAGGTTAGTAATCATGATTCAtgaatcatcttttttttttgtttttttttttatacgtGTACAGTATTTGGAGAAGTGAAGGATGgtactgtgacacacacacacagacagacacggcgtaaactgtctgaatgaaagaaacGTGCAGTGAAATGTGACTTTGCTCTATTGAGCACCTTTTCAAGGCAGCATCGCCTTTCCTCTCCTATCATCTAGACGTTTCTCTCTGCTGAAACTAGTAGAGTTGAGAATGTGGGCAGCCTTTCCGACATACACTGTTTTgaaaagctgattagaaacctggttatGCATATATGTCGTGTGGAGTAAACCATTCTCTAGTAGAAATCTATGTGGAGAAGTTACATTTCTTTAACTCCTTGCCCCAATTGTGGAAACCAGGTTTCTCGTTTAGATGACAGTTAAAAACTTATCTTACTTGAGAAAGCCGACTGTAACCTAGTTAAGTGCATTTAAATTCACTGACTGTTTGTTGCACATTGGGGTTCAtctgcaatataaaaaaatcttGCTGGAAGCAATCATTGATTATTTGCAGCTCTTTGTCatttaaaatctgattattgCTGCCTTTCTCATTTATTTAGTCAGTTTTAATTGCTCTGgcttaaaaactgtttaatttttcCAGCAGCACCTGGACCACATGGTTGATTCCTGCCGTCGCTGCAGCCGTTATTGGGATCATGTATCGCTACTACATGTTTGAATACAAGTCCTCTTGAGTGCTGGCattctgttttcatctcattCTTTTCATCTGGAGGCCTTGAAATGTTTGACCAAAACCTCCTCACGCCGAACGCACACAATTCTGAGTGTCTGCAACAAGAAAAGCAGTTTGATGTACTTGTCCTTGTCCTTCTAAATAGAACACACCAAATACACAGTTGGGCAGAGACTTTATTAAATTGTCTGCCTTCAGTTTCTTTGCATGTGTCATTGTCACTATGCCTGTTGTCATTAATATAGATTAATGTATTTTACTTAAACCTTCAGATGCATTTGGCTCAGTTCAGTTACTGGGTCAAATGCAGTTTCCCACTCTAAGAAAGGTTGCAATACAGCCTGGTAAATATGCACCATTATTacacagacaaaatgaaaatgttggaGGGGATGTTAATCTGCAGAATGGTGATAAATTTGGGGCAACAGTTCAGTGACCGTTCTATTTTTTACCCTGAATTGAACCTGCCGAtgcatttagttttaataaagagagaaatgtaaaCAATTTCCAAAGTCTCAGTTATAATCACAACATTGTTCTATTCACTCCCTAATGCACAGTTCTCATGTTAAGCAATGCCTTTTTGCATTGGTTGTAAATGCAGAACCTTTTCAGTTGTGTAAATTCAGCAACAAATCTGTTCCATATTGAAAATAGTGGTGAATTATGTTCTATCAGTGATTATTTAAGATATTGTCTTCTCGTCCTTTTTTACAGCTCTGTTTTCAGGAATATGTGTAAATGTTCAAAACACCTAGCTCATAGATGAATTTAATTCATGTACtatgtaataaaacaatattttattaccCAGATGAGTGAATAGCCTGGAAAGAAGcaaatttcattgttttttaatttcattgttcCTCACTATGCCATTTGTTATTCAGACAATGCTTTTTCAcaccttttttaattttaatgcatCTTAATTGTATGTTTTAGGTGAACAGTACAATTAACAATCACTAGAGGGGTTGATTTTCACTGCCTGAAGTTTGGTTTGTGCTTGTTGATAATTGTAAGTTGTCTTTAGGCTGCTGTTCATTTTTGGTagtgttaaatatgttttgctaTAGGGTTAAGCTTTGCGTAGCATTTCTGTGATCACTTAGTTAATTGCATATTATCAAGaattgtatttaataataataataataattttggggaaaacacattttaaaacgaCAAAGACCGAAACAATTTGAAATCTGTTTGTCACATCACACGTGTTCGAAGTTTCTCAATATGACTTGCTGCTATTTTTGCATGTGATTACAATATTACTTACAGATGTCCAAATTTAGTTGGTTGACTTCAAAGATATACTATATTTGCCATCTTTTTACATGTCAActgttgtttcctgttgttaAGTCTCTGAATAAAGTGAAATTTCAGGAAGTGTGACTAGTTGTTATTATACTACAATAATATAAGTGTGATTAAATTGTATGCAGTCTATAAACAGTAAACTTATGCTGTTTATGTGATGTGTAGTtagctgtctttttttgtttatagtGCCTGGTTTAAAACTAGTTAATTTGCtcaaaatagataaataatGACAGATGGTTGTAGAATGAGGTTAGTGTCAACAAAACATCTAACCAGTAAATCAAAATGTTACCATGAATTAACACCTGCTCTTTATCTACCTGTACAATGGGCTCTTTTGAAGCCAAATGTCCGACCTCTATTACCACTTGGGTCAGTCACCAGTTTAAAAATGACTAACACAAGCACAGGGTGGTTGAGGCAACAAGTGCTGTTATGGAGCAGTCTGGAGACCTCCTTCGACTAACACCTTTAATGGAAGCAGCCAGAAGACAGCTCCACTCACACAGTCACCACTTAGTCGTAAAATGAGTCACTATAGTCAATGGAGATGCTTTTCTATTGTCACAGCCTTGTATGGTCACCACACAGCTCCCATATTAATCTCAGACATTAACGAGAGAAATGGTCAATTCTCTGTATTGACAAACACCCACCACTATATAGTTCTCCTTTTCGTTAAAAAATCCATGAACACAGTAATGAATGTCATGGCGTATTGTGCTAATTTGAAAGAAATATGGATATAAAAATGGAACAGTTAATTCCACTCTGTTATCCTGCTcttggctgcagcagctgagatGGTTGCTCATTCATACTTGGATGACAGAAGGTCATGAGCTCCTttaaaaaagctgttaaaaCCCTAACACTTAACACTAATTTAATGTAGTGGTAGCCAACACACTAAGCAAAATGAGTGAATAATATTATACttatatcattttaaaaaatgtagtcGTGATTTATGGTTAAGTTGTATTAAGGTAGCTGATAATGCAGTTGTACACTCACActctaatttgttttttcttaggTAACCATTTCACAGTGCAGTACCAGCACAAAGTGAATAATACTTGAGTCCTGCATATGCCTGCTCGCCTCAGCTACTTTTCCTGTGGAGAGGAGCAGGAAGCAGTGATTGAAATTAAAGCCTTTCCATCTGCAACCTCCACAAGAGCTCTCACAGCGCAGAGTGCCCATGACCAG is a genomic window containing:
- the LOC113174186 gene encoding cytochrome b5 isoform X2, whose translation is MGEEMNADSRSASNSNAEGSGETIDSKYYTLEEIRVHNMSNDTWLIIHDKVYDISRFLEEHPGGEEVLLEQAGADATESFEDVGHSTDAREMLQQYYIGELHMDDRKKDKAKEVQATDSGESSTWTTWLIPAVAAAVIGIMYRYYMFEYKSS
- the LOC113174186 gene encoding cytochrome b5 isoform X1; amino-acid sequence: MGEEMNADSRSASNSNAEGSGETIDSKYYTLEEIRVHNMSNDTWLIIHDKVYDISRFLEEHPGGEEVLLEQAGADATESFEDVGHSTDAREMLQQYYIGELHMDDRKKDKAKEVQATDSGESSSTWTTWLIPAVAAAVIGIMYRYYMFEYKSS